The following coding sequences lie in one Sesamum indicum cultivar Zhongzhi No. 13 linkage group LG9, S_indicum_v1.0, whole genome shotgun sequence genomic window:
- the LOC105170245 gene encoding cysteine-rich repeat secretory protein 55-like, with protein KYQIYGLAQCRGDVSKDDCSVCIQDALENIRDHCANRADARIWYDYCFLRYSTVKFFGHVDTSGLYLYNVENVTDPDVFNQKLGDLMDQISSEAVKPGSKGLGKGKTDISSFVRLYALVQCTRDLSELNCAQCIAIAIEKFPTICGNKKGCRVLYSSCYVRYELYPFFFPLGSHESLVDSLVSYKSVMALKP; from the coding sequence AAATACCAAATCTATGGCCTAGCACAATGCAGAGGAGACGTGAGCAAAGACGACTGCTCGGTTTGCATCCAAGACGCACTGGAGAATATACGTGATCATTGTGCAAACCGGGCAGATGCCAGGATTTGGTATGACTACTGCTTTTTAAGGTATAGCACCGTGAAATTCTTTGGACACGTGGACACTTCTGGCTTATACTTATACAACGTAGAAAACGTTACGGACCCAGATGTTTTTAACCAGAAACTAGGAGATTTAATGGACCAGATTAGCTCAGAAGCTGTCAAGCCTGGAAGCAAAGGGCTGGGGAAAGGAAAGACTGACATCTCGTCGTTTGTCAGGCTTTACGCTTTGGTGCAGTGCACTAGAGATCTTTCAGAGTTGAATTGTGCTCAGTGTATTGCTATTGCAATCGAAAAATTTCCCACAATTTGCGGTAATAAGAAAGGATGTCGAGTTCTATACAGCAGTTGCTACGTTAGATATGAACTCTATCcgtttttctttcctcttgGTTCACACGAGTCCTTGGTTGATAGCCTCGTGAGCTATAAGTCAGTCATGGCCTTAAAACCTTGA
- the LOC105170104 gene encoding 4-hydroxy-tetrahydrodipicolinate synthase, chloroplastic isoform X1, with translation MASAIGCCSLKVTHQGGMPKWRSPRAAVVPNFHLPMRSYEVKNSDCIIFVLCVRGSHVGVGLLPNPVFCILGSIGIKMLSHDSLVVFLLFVLSILATTSVDDVKSLRLITAIKTPYLPDGRFDLEAYDTLVNMQIEDGVEGVIVGGTTGEGQLMSWDEHIMLIGHTVNCFGGSIKVIGNTGSNSTREAIHATEQGFAVGMHAALHINPYYGKTSLEGLVSHFDSVLSMGPTIIYNVPSRTGQDIPPRVVHTLAQRPNLAGIKECVGNDRVKQYTSHGLVVWSGNDDQCHDSRWDYGATGVISVTSNLVPGLMRELMFGGKNPSLNSKLTHLIEWLFQEPNPISLNTALAQLGVVRPVFRLPYVPLPLAKRVEFVNIVKDLGRENFVGDKNVQVLDDNDFILIGRY, from the exons ATGGCGTCGGCCATTGGATGTTGTTCTCTCAAGGTTACACATCAAg GAGGGATGCCAAAATGGAGATCGCCTAGAGCAGCTGTGGTTCCCAATTTTCATCTTCCAATGCGTAGTTATGAAGTTAAAAATAG TGATTGTATTATCTTTGTATTATGTGTGAGGGGAAGTCACGTTGGTGTGGGCTTGCTTCCGAACCCTGTCTTTTGCATTTTGGGCTCAATTGGAATAAAAATGTTATCACACGATTCACTGGTTGTTTTTCTGCTGTTTGTTCTGTCAATTTTAGCCAC GACTAGCGTTGACGATGTGAAATCACTTAGATTGATCACCGCCATAAAAACTCCTTATCTGCCCGACGGCAGATTTGACCTAGAGGCCTATGATACCTTAGTGAACATGCAGATTGAAGATGGTGTCGAGGGGGTCATTGTTGGTGGCACCACTGGCGAAGGCCAGTTGATGAGCTGGGACGAGCATATTATGCTTATTGGTCACACCGTGAACTGTTTTGGCGGATCCATCAAAGTCATTGGCAACACTGGAAGTAACTCGACCCGAGAAGCTATACACGCCACTGAACAAGGCTTTGCCGTTGGAATGCACGCTGCACTTCACATCAATCCGTACTATGGCAAGACCTCCCTAGAGGGTTTGGTTTCTCACTTTGACAGTGTCCTGTCCATGGGCCCTACAATTATCTACAATGTACCATCACGGACCGGCCAGGATATCCCACCCCGTGTGGTTCACACTCTAGCGCAGAGGCCCAACTTAGCAGGAATCAAGGAATGTGTTGGAAATGATCGGGTCAAGCAGTATACAAGTCATGGGTTGGTCGTTTGGAGTGGGAATGATGATCAATGCCATGATTCACGATGGGATTATGGAGCCACCGGAGTAATTTCAGTGACCAGCAACTTGGTTCCTGGTCTGATGAGAGAACTGATGTTTGGAGGAAAGAATCCATCACTGAATTCAAAACTTACGCATCTAATCGAGTGGCTTTTTCAGGAGCCAAATCCAATCAGCTTGAACACAGCCCTTGCTCAGCTCGGGGTTGTGAGGCCGGTTTTCCGCTTGCCATATGTACCCCTTCCTTTGGCAAAGAGGGTGGAGTTTGTGAATATAGTGAAAGATCTCGGGAGGGAGAACTTTGTAGGAGACAAAAATGTCCAGGTTCTGGATGATAACGACTTCATTCTGATCGGTAGGTATTAG
- the LOC105170104 gene encoding 4-hydroxy-tetrahydrodipicolinate synthase, chloroplastic isoform X2 yields MASAIGCCSLKVTHQGGMPKWRSPRAAVVPNFHLPMRSYEVKNRTSVDDVKSLRLITAIKTPYLPDGRFDLEAYDTLVNMQIEDGVEGVIVGGTTGEGQLMSWDEHIMLIGHTVNCFGGSIKVIGNTGSNSTREAIHATEQGFAVGMHAALHINPYYGKTSLEGLVSHFDSVLSMGPTIIYNVPSRTGQDIPPRVVHTLAQRPNLAGIKECVGNDRVKQYTSHGLVVWSGNDDQCHDSRWDYGATGVISVTSNLVPGLMRELMFGGKNPSLNSKLTHLIEWLFQEPNPISLNTALAQLGVVRPVFRLPYVPLPLAKRVEFVNIVKDLGRENFVGDKNVQVLDDNDFILIGRY; encoded by the exons ATGGCGTCGGCCATTGGATGTTGTTCTCTCAAGGTTACACATCAAg GAGGGATGCCAAAATGGAGATCGCCTAGAGCAGCTGTGGTTCCCAATTTTCATCTTCCAATGCGTAGTTATGAAGTTAAAAATAG GACTAGCGTTGACGATGTGAAATCACTTAGATTGATCACCGCCATAAAAACTCCTTATCTGCCCGACGGCAGATTTGACCTAGAGGCCTATGATACCTTAGTGAACATGCAGATTGAAGATGGTGTCGAGGGGGTCATTGTTGGTGGCACCACTGGCGAAGGCCAGTTGATGAGCTGGGACGAGCATATTATGCTTATTGGTCACACCGTGAACTGTTTTGGCGGATCCATCAAAGTCATTGGCAACACTGGAAGTAACTCGACCCGAGAAGCTATACACGCCACTGAACAAGGCTTTGCCGTTGGAATGCACGCTGCACTTCACATCAATCCGTACTATGGCAAGACCTCCCTAGAGGGTTTGGTTTCTCACTTTGACAGTGTCCTGTCCATGGGCCCTACAATTATCTACAATGTACCATCACGGACCGGCCAGGATATCCCACCCCGTGTGGTTCACACTCTAGCGCAGAGGCCCAACTTAGCAGGAATCAAGGAATGTGTTGGAAATGATCGGGTCAAGCAGTATACAAGTCATGGGTTGGTCGTTTGGAGTGGGAATGATGATCAATGCCATGATTCACGATGGGATTATGGAGCCACCGGAGTAATTTCAGTGACCAGCAACTTGGTTCCTGGTCTGATGAGAGAACTGATGTTTGGAGGAAAGAATCCATCACTGAATTCAAAACTTACGCATCTAATCGAGTGGCTTTTTCAGGAGCCAAATCCAATCAGCTTGAACACAGCCCTTGCTCAGCTCGGGGTTGTGAGGCCGGTTTTCCGCTTGCCATATGTACCCCTTCCTTTGGCAAAGAGGGTGGAGTTTGTGAATATAGTGAAAGATCTCGGGAGGGAGAACTTTGTAGGAGACAAAAATGTCCAGGTTCTGGATGATAACGACTTCATTCTGATCGGTAGGTATTAG
- the LOC105170105 gene encoding ras-related protein RABA5b, translating to MAEAGGGEEYLFKIVVIGDSAVGKSNLLSRFARDEFDHNSKATIGVEFQTQVVDLDAHCDTTVARMLVGNKCDLENIREVSVDEGKGLAEEEGLFFIETSALDSTNVNKAFEIVIREIYDKVSRKILNSDSYKAELSVNRVSLANGVDLSKEKNGTLSCCSR from the exons ATGGCGGAAGCAGGAGGAGGGGAGGAGTATTTGTTCAAGATAGTGGTGATAGGCGATTCAGCCGTGGGCAAATCCAATTTGCTTTCACGCTTTGCTCGAGATGAGTTTGACCATAACTCCAAGGCCACCATTGGAGTTGAGTTCCAGACCCAAGTGGTGGACCTCGACG CTCACTGCGACACCACAGTTGCAAGAATGCTAGTCGGGAACAAGTGCGACTTGGAGAATATCAGAGAGGTGAGCGTGGATGAGGGCAAAGGCCTCGCAGAAGAAGAAGGACTATTCTTCATAGAAACCTCCGCCCTCGACTCGACAAACGTCAATAAGGCCTTTGAGATTGTCATCCGTGAGATTTACGACAAGGTTAGCCGAAAAATTCTCAACTCTGACTCTTACAAGGCAGAGCTTTCGGTGAATCGGGTTAGCTTGGCTAATGGTGTCGACTTGTCAAAGGAAAAGAATGGCACCTTGTCGTGCTGTTCTAGATGA